Within the Novosphingobium pentaromativorans US6-1 genome, the region GAAGGAATTCGATCAGGGCCAGCGCCTTGCCCTCGTGCAGCCGGTAGCTGGCACCGTCGCGATCGTGGATCGTGCGCGGCACCGGGCATTGCTTGGCCGCGAGGTGATCGAGCAGGCCGAGGAAGAACGGCAGGTCCGAAATGTCGGTGCGCGTTTCGTACATCGTCAGGATGAAGCGGCGGGCTTCACCGTTCGTGTCCTGCGTCTCGATCAGCCAGTTGCTGTTGGACACGCCTTCCGCGATGCCCTTGGCCGAAACCAGTGTGCCGACGTCGAAGGCAGCGATGATGCCGGCCATGTCCTCTGATCCGAGGCGGGTATAGACTGCCATGTACCGTCCCTCAGCGCATGAGCTGGCGCGGAAGCTTGAACGTGATGTGCTCCTTTTCGGTCACCACTTCTTCCTGGTCGACCTGCCGCAGTTCCTTGAGGCGGGCGACGACTTCGTTAACGAGTTCCTCGGGCGCGGATGCGCCGGCGGTGATGCCGACCGTATCGACGCCGTCGAGCCAGCGCGGATCGATGTCCGCGGCGCGCTGGATCAATTGCGCACAGGCCCCGGCGCGCTGGGCGACCTCGACCAGACGCAGCGAGTTGGAGCTGTTGGGCGCGCCGATCACGAACATCAGCTGGCACTTGGGAGCCACTTCCTTGACTGCGGCCTGGCGGTTGGAGGTCGCGTAGCAGATGTCCTCGGCCTTGGGCGCGACGACCTGCGGGTAGCGCTCCTGGATCGCAGCGATGATCTGCGCGGTATCGTCCACCGAAAGCGTCGTCTGCGAGAGATAGGAAAGCGCATCGTCCGTCCCGAACGGCAGGCGGGCCACGTCCTCGACGGTTTCCACCAAGGTCATGTTGCCTTCGGGAACCTGGCCGAAAGTGCCGATGACTTCGGGGTGGCCGGCATGGCCGATGAACAGGATGTGGCGTCCGGCCTCGATCTGGCGCTCGGCCTGGCGATGGACCTTGCTGACCAGCGGGCAGGTGGCATCGAGCCATTCAAGGCCGCGCTCGGTGGCCTTGGCCGGCACCGACTTGGGCACGCCGTGCGCGCTGAAGATCACCGGGACCCCGTCCGGAACGTCGTCGACAGTCTCGACGAAGACCGCGCCCTTTGCTTTCAGGCCATCGACCACGAACCTGTTATGGACGATTTCGTGGCGGACATAGACGGGCGCGCCGTAGATCTCGAGCGCGCGCTCGACGATCTCGATGGCACGGTCGACTCCGGCGCAGAATCCGCGCGGGGCAGCGATAAGGAGCCGCAATGGCAGCTTGCTCGTGGACGGAAAGGGGGCATTCATGTTGCCGCCTCTAGCGCTTTGCCGCTTGCATCGCTAGGGCAAGCGCATGCCATTCGAGGAAGCCAAGATGAATGCACGCCGATTGACTGCCACAATTCTCTGCTCCGCCGCCGCGCTGACCGGGCTTAGCGGTTGTGCCAAGAAGGGTGAGATCGTGGTCGACTCCGGCGTAGGCATCACGGCAGTGCGCAGTCGCTGTCCGGCGGTGGGCATTCCCAACTACACCGGCGACGTGACGCTTTTCCGCGGCGCAGGCGAACATACCGCCGCCAATATCGACGTCGTGGGCGCGATGACCAATGTGCGCAGCCAGTGCAACGAGGATGTGGGCGACAGGGTCACCGCCAATGTCAGCTTCGATGTGTTTGCCAACCGCACCGACACCAGCGGGCCGCGCCAGGTGACGTTGCCCTATTTCGTGACCGTCCTGCAGGGCGGCACATCGGTTGTTTCCAAGCGCGTGGGCAGCGTGACGCTCAATTTCGCCGATGGACAGGCTCGGGCGCAGGCCCAGGGCACCGGCATCGCCTATATCGATCGCGCCGCTGCGACTCTGCCGCCGGAAATCCGCGACCAGATCACCCGCAAGCGCAAGGCGGGCGAAAGCGATGCCGCGCTCGATCCGCTGGCGGACCCGACGGTGAAGGCCGCCCTGGCGCGCGCGTCCTTCGAAGTGCTGGTCGGCTTCCAGCTCGACGACAAGCAACTCGCCTACAACGCGACGCGCTGATTCCTCACAGAATGTGCGGCGGGTGACTGTCCGGGGTCGTTAGGCTCCGGTCAGGTTTCGTGCATGGCCGCTTCGATTCGCGCACGAGCGGCGCGGGCGATGGCCTTGCGGTCGGTGCGCTCCTCGCCCACCAGCGGGGCGAGGAAGTGGATGGTCAGCGGGATCGGCCGCCACCGGGCCAGTATCCGCATGGCATTGCCCAGCCCCGGTTCGCTACCTACCCATGAAATGTCCGCAACCTGCGGGCCATAGTCGAGCCAGACCGGCTGGATCGGCACATGCTCGATGTCGGCATCGATTGCGGACAGCAGAGAGGACTTGAAGGGCAGGAGCCGCGTGCCTTCGCCTGTCGTTCCTTCCGGAAAGATCGTCAGCGCGCCGGTATCGTGAAGCGCCTCGCGAACCAGGCGAACCTGGGCGGCAACGCTGCGGCGGTCGTGCCGGGCGATGAAGACGGTGTCGTTCATTGCGCACAGCCAGCGTAGCGGGCCGATCGCGGCCAGGCCATCATGCGCGACGAAGGCGGAGCCGGTGACGCCGGCAATGGCCGGAATGTCCAGCCAGCTGACGTGATTGGCGAGGAAGAACGCGCGGGGGCCGGGGTGCTTGCCCACTGTGCGCAGGCGCAGGCCGGCGACGGCCGCGACAAGCCTGAGGAACAGGCGAGGGATGGGATTGGCCGAC harbors:
- the ispH gene encoding 4-hydroxy-3-methylbut-2-enyl diphosphate reductase, translating into MNAPFPSTSKLPLRLLIAAPRGFCAGVDRAIEIVERALEIYGAPVYVRHEIVHNRFVVDGLKAKGAVFVETVDDVPDGVPVIFSAHGVPKSVPAKATERGLEWLDATCPLVSKVHRQAERQIEAGRHILFIGHAGHPEVIGTFGQVPEGNMTLVETVEDVARLPFGTDDALSYLSQTTLSVDDTAQIIAAIQERYPQVVAPKAEDICYATSNRQAAVKEVAPKCQLMFVIGAPNSSNSLRLVEVAQRAGACAQLIQRAADIDPRWLDGVDTVGITAGASAPEELVNEVVARLKELRQVDQEEVVTEKEHITFKLPRQLMR
- a CDS encoding lysophospholipid acyltransferase family protein codes for the protein MKPASNITDLARLQRIAPLGWVLIACRIVLLLASVVTCVALYYLFAPFTSANPIPRLFLRLVAAVAGLRLRTVGKHPGPRAFFLANHVSWLDIPAIAGVTGSAFVAHDGLAAIGPLRWLCAMNDTVFIARHDRRSVAAQVRLVREALHDTGALTIFPEGTTGEGTRLLPFKSSLLSAIDADIEHVPIQPVWLDYGPQVADISWVGSEPGLGNAMRILARWRPIPLTIHFLAPLVGEERTDRKAIARAARARIEAAMHET